ACAGGCCTCCGCCGCGGGAAAGAGAACAAACAAGCCGAGCGTCGCCAGCAGCAACAATTTTTTCATCTTCATAAAAACATCCTCCCTATTAAAAACATTACTATTCGCCCACGCTTCCGGAAGCTTGCGCTTCGTGTGACCATACCGGATACTACCGCTGGTACGAATTATACTATGGCAGGCACAACAAAAGTACAACAAACTTTGTCTTATATACCTTAGTAAATACATGAGCGGCGTAATTATATAAAAATGCCGCTTTTAACATAGGAGTCGTTCTCTGCCTTGATCCGCCGGCCTTAAAATAAAAAATGCCCCGGCGAAGTCATCCGCCGGGGGCTGCGTTTCCGTCAGTGGGAACGCTGAACTACTTCTTTTCGTATTTAGCCGCTTCGCTCTTAAGGTAGACCTGCGGCTCCGCGGGGAGCTTGAAGAGCGGGATGAAACGGTCCCAGCCGGTGAAGGTGAGGACGAGCATCGAGCCTACCGCTATCCAGGCGAGGTAGTTGTGCATGATGATATCGCCGACGGAGAGGGCTTCGGCGAGCGGATAGACGGAGACGCTGATGCCGATGAAGAATCCCATATAGCAGTGCCACGGCACGAGCTGCGAACCGAGAACGCCCATCGCGTCCGAGAGCGTCGCGTTCCTTAGAGCCAGCGTGTACATGTCTTCCTTTGAACCGACGACGTTCTCTTCCGTTATGTTCTTGATGATCGGGCCGATAGTGACGATCTGGGCCATCTCGTCGGAAAGCGCCGCGTTGCCGATCAGGCAAAGAATGCCGTTGGCGAAGATAAGGTGGCGCACTTTGCTAACCAGGCGGGTGATGAGCAGCGCTATCGGGTCAAAGGCGTTCATGAGCCTCATTACGCCTCCAAAGGCGCCGACCCAGAGCATCATCGCGATCGACCAGCCGCCGGCGTCCGAGAAACCGGTGTAGACGAGATCGAGGAATTCGGTGACGCTTGTCACCGTTCCGGCCGCGAAGCCGAATACGAGCGAGGAAATTATCCCGGAGCCCAGGCAGATCAGCGTGCTGTAGCCCTTGACAGCCGTGGCGAGAACGATAATAAGAGGGATGACCATGTAGTAAGGCACGCCCTGCTTAACGAGCTCAAGCAGCGTGACGGCCGAGGGGCGCTCTTCGGCGAGCGCGGCCCATACCTCCTTGGGGATCTGCGCGATGGCGTCGGCGGCCTGTCCG
The window above is part of the Cloacibacillus evryensis DSM 19522 genome. Proteins encoded here:
- a CDS encoding Na+/H+ antiporter NhaC family protein; the protein is MKALLKLTPICVIAGLMLSGMDILLAAPLSFMYSVIIAMIVDRYKFQDCLDAALDNLKHFLIVFLILQAAYAVAECFMATGVAAAVINMSLAAGLNAKVLAVVALLVTSVLSIATGTSWGTFAACAPIFLWLNHIVGGNIALTVGAIAGGSCFGDNIGLISDTTIVSSGIQQVEIIRRVRHQGVWSLLCLVTSAVVFYFIGVALGLPSTSGQAADAIAQIPKEVWAALAEERPSAVTLLELVKQGVPYYMVIPLIIVLATAVKGYSTLICLGSGIISSLVFGFAAGTVTSVTEFLDLVYTGFSDAGGWSIAMMLWVGAFGGVMRLMNAFDPIALLITRLVSKVRHLIFANGILCLIGNAALSDEMAQIVTIGPIIKNITEENVVGSKEDMYTLALRNATLSDAMGVLGSQLVPWHCYMGFFIGISVSVYPLAEALSVGDIIMHNYLAWIAVGSMLVLTFTGWDRFIPLFKLPAEPQVYLKSEAAKYEKK